The segment CAGGTGCAAAGGAAGTCCTGCCACATCAAATTTGATAAATCGAGACGATGAATCAATTTTATGCGCAGGGGGGAAGATCGATGTAGAGATCAACGCCTTCAATGGAAACGGGGAATGTTTCCTGACAGATGTTGGGCGTCAGGCCGTGTTGGCCATTGGTGACGTCGAACTGCCAACCATGCCACGGGCAGGTCACTGTGGTACCGGTGAGCTGACCTGCTCCCAATGGGCCGCCTGCGTGCGGACAGATTCCATCGAGAGCAAAATATTCACCGCCTTGTTCAAAAACGGCGATGATTCGATCGGCCACGGTAAATTCCCGCCCTCCACCAGCGGGAATTTCATCCTTGGAGCATAACTTAATTCGACTAGTTTCCACGGAACGACGTTTCCTGTTCCTGAGGTGCCTGTTCTTAATGCAGTTGCGGAGTGATCTCGACCCATTGCCAGCTTGATTAGGCGGCCTTGGGGTTTACCAGAACTTCGGCGGACTCAATCTTCACTTCGTCGAGTGGGCGGTCCTGGGCATTCGTTTTAACATTGCCGATCTCGAGAACGTTCTTCAAGCTTTCTTCATCAGCAGTTTTGCCGAAAACGGTGTACTGATTGTCGAGATGAGGAACGCGAGCAACGCATAAAAAGAATTGTGATCCGGCGGAGTCGGGGTCCGATGTTCGAGCCATCGAGAGAACGCCCGGTTCATGAGATTTGCTGTTGAATTCGGCGGGGATGGTGTAGCCGGGTCCACCCGTTCCTGTTCCCTGAGGGCAGCCGCCCTGAATCATAAATCCTTCAATCACCCGGTGGAAAACGACTCCATCGTAGAACCCGATGCGGGCCAGTCCGATGATATTCTTCGCATGCCCGGGGGCAGTGTCGCCGTACACATCGAGAACGATCTTCCCTTTAGATGTATTCAGGACAACCTGGTAATCATTCTGGCTGAAGTCAACATCTTCAACAGCCTTTTCTACTTCGGCTTTGCGGTTGGCACTCATAGCACAGTTTTCTATCTGCAAATTAGAGTCAAAACGGGAGTTCTATTTCAATCCGGTGAGTGGTCGGTGGAGCATGTCTGGAAACGCTTGAAACAACGTAAAATCAGGCCGTCCACGACAGCGACAGGTTAACAGGATGTGCCCCAAAATGTAAGTCTCTGGCGATTCTAACTGACCTCCATTGACTGCGATCCGACTGAGAGTGTTCGCAGTGTTCATCTCGCACACTGAAACCCCATTTTCACAAGGGGGAAGATGCGTTATAAAAGATGCCTGAGTTGTACAGGAGATCGCTCGATAACCAGTCCGTTACCAGATTCAAGAGTAACGCAACACTGAAGACAGGAAGTTGAAATGTCTTACCTTGCCCTGCACCGTCGGTTTGTATTTGTCACGTTGATGGCCACTTTACTGTTTCAGCTAGAGGCATTTCGCCTGAACGTTCTGCTGGCCGCCGACACCTATCGTCTGGAAGAGACGGTGAGTAACGCAGATATCTTTGGCGTTGATTCAACGATTACCATCAAGGGCGAATTGTTGACCCCTCAACAGGATACGGCTCTCTCTCATACGTTGGATGCGAAAGCACAGGTCAAGTTTGTCGAACAGCGACTAGAAGGTGCTGGCCGTGATGCACGTGCGTTTCGGTCTCTACGTCAGTATGGAAAGTGCGAAGCTCAAATCAACGTTTCCGATAACCAGATCAAGTCGGTATTGCGACCCGAGCGGAGTAAAGTCGCTGTCCATGGTTATCGTCAGGGGTTAAAGCGAGTTGCCGTGGAAGGTCCTCTTACACGTAACGAACTCGATCTTCTGGAGACGCCGGGCGACAGCTTGGCCATCACTGCCCTGTTACCAGGTGAATCCGTCGAAGTTGGTGATAGCTGGTCTGTCCCCGATTGGGCTTTTCAGATGTTGACGGCGACTGAAGCGGTTCTGAAAAGCAAAATGAGCTGTACCTTGGATCGCGTGGAGGGCAACGTCGCTCACATCTCATTTAAAGGAGATTTGGAAGGAGCGACAGGGGGCTCCCCCTGTACTGTTCAGATCCAGGGAGAGTTTACGTTTCTAACAGATCTCAAGTACGTTAAATCGTTGAAGCTCACGCAGAAAGAAGATCGATCCGCAGGCCCTGTCAGTGCAGGGTTAAAAGTTACGGCGACTGTAGACTTGGAGCGGTACCCCGCAGTAAACCCCGACGTTATTCCAGCCAATGCAGACGAGCTTGTGCCAGTGCAACCAACGGTGGAGGAGTTGGCGTTAGAGTTGAAAACGCCGTGGAATTTTACTTTCAAACATAGTCGCAACTGGCATGTTTTTCAGCAAACCGTCAGCTCCACTACTTTGAGATACATAGAAGATGGTAACTTTGTCGCTCAATGTGATCTGATGAAATTGAGCGATGTCCTTCCTGGACGCCATGTCGCCGCGAAACAATTCCAAGCTGATATTCGTTCTTCGTTGGGAGGACAGCTTACTGAGTTGAGCGAGCTGAAAGAAGACAAATTGGAAAACGGTGTGACAACCTATCAGGTAAACGCGACCGGCACGGCCCGTGATCTGGACATGACCTGGATTTACTACCTCACGGCGTCACCGAAGGGAAATCAAACATCTTTCGTTTATTCCGTGGAGTCGAAGCTCTTGCCTGATTTAGGACAAGAAGATGAAAGAATGATTCAGTCAGTCGAATTTAAGTGATTGCGGTTGGATGAATTGAATTTAATCTCGCAGATTAAACCTGTCGGCCTGTTTAGAAATTCGAAAAAGAGGGCTCGTCCGATGTCGACGAGCATCAATGGCAAAAGACGAGTTTTCGGAAGCGGATCCAACTGTAGGACGTGCAATCACAAGTATCGACCCACAACTGCTCGCACCAGCTGTTTGCCACTTCGACAGGTGCTAAGGGAGGTTGGATAGCGAATGATCGCACAGGCTGATACAGGCCGGCTCCGATACTTCCTCGAAGTAAGCTGGCTGGTGAGACTCGCGGCGGATTTTCGGCACGCATCAGATCGCATTCGTTGAGTGCATCAATCACGTATTCGGCGCAATGGACTCCCTCTGCTCGATTACCTGTTAGGTGATGTCTGACACTGTAAGGCGTTCCTATTTTTGCTTCGAGTGCGTCTGTAAATGCTTTTTCCTGATTGGAAGTCAATTTTGCCTGCGGGTGGAGAAGATGCAGTTCGTCTGGTAATTGGGTTGATAAATACTCGGAAAGGGAGAGTCGCCGTACTCCCATCGGATTCATGGAATCGTAAACATACTCGCCAGTGGGTTCTTTGACGACTGCTGCTACGTGGGTGTAATTGCTGCGTGTGTACATCCTAACGGCCAAACAATCCCCTTTTGTGAAAATCAGTGAACCTGTTTGCAACTCGGGGGCGATGGATGTCACGGCTTCCTCAGGTGTCGAGAAAATTTCGATATAGTCCGGGCTGTTTTCCTCGGTACCAACGCCAACGCAACTGCAATCCGCCTCTATATTATCCGATTCGATCCCTGCCGGTACTGGTTTAGCTGGTTTCGCCTCTGCAGCGATCAGGCTATGACCGTAGAGAACGAGGCTCAGGCAGACGAACAAGGTTTTGATTATCGGGTTCATGGTTGACTCCATTATTTTGAACGGAGAGTTCAGATGATTGAGTGATTCTTCCGGAATTGCACAACGAAATAGTGTGCGCAACAGATCAAAATGAAATTAATGAAGAAGAACAACCTCTTCAATTCAGGCGACTCAGGATTCATCAAAAGTGTGCATTCTAGATCGCATACCAGATAACCGTAGCGTGTTCTGGTGGCGTAGCCTGCTGTTTTTAGGGGCTTTTCGGGACCGATAGCCGCCACACTTATCCTGGACAGGATCTAATGTTGATTGAATAATTATGGCGCCATTTTAATTGTCTCAGTATACGAAGCACGGATTCAGTCGTCTTGAGGGATTTCACTGTTTCAGGGTGACCAGACCTGGGCAGCAGCCATGTAAGACTGAGAAGGATTACTGTTTCTGGATTCATGATCTAAAGAAAAAAGCGTGTTACGAATATGAATCGTAACACGCTTTAAAATTTTGTATCAACTTAACTGACTCTGGGAAATCCGTTACCGCATCCAATCACATGAATAGGGAGTGAAGCAAGGTGGAGTAATCCGAGTCCAAGAATGAGAGCGCGATTGTTCATCCATTTCTGATTTCTTAATTTGTGTCTGGCAATTCATACATAGAACCTGAACACATGGTTTTTTGCTCAGAGATTGAATGTCAGGGGAGACGAACTTAAGAATGAAACTCAAGTGAAAGCTCGCGCCTTCATTTGTAAGTTACGGATTCTCAGCCCTATTCTCCTCCTTCTTTGGGTTTGTTGATATCGGCTTCAATTTTCTCAATCGCACCTTGAATAGCAACTCGGACTTCTTCAATAGGATGATCTTTGAGTACTTTCAGGTCATCAAGCACTGGAGCTGCCTTTGCCCCCATAGAGCCTAGAGTCGTTGCGGAACGTCTGGCTTTATTGGCACTTTCTCCTTTGACTAGCCCGATGAGATGTGTCAATTTTTGTTCCAGCATCTCGGGGGAGTTTAAGTCCACATAATCACCAGTACGCTCAGAGTCTTCCGTAAAACGTACGCCCGGACGATCCTGACCACATCCAGATAAGTTCGTCAGGATCATGATGACTCCGAACAATCCTGCACCGATTATTGTAAACTGACTCGAAAACTTAGGCATACTTAGATCTCCCATTCAAAGAGTGGATAAATAAAACTGTTAGATACCAATAAATATTAGCAAAAAACTCTGATCAAACAACTGACTTCAGGGCAAAGAAACGGTCAAAAGAGACGCTGTCTTCAGTTTGGGTTGTTCCATGATTTTCTGCGAGATCGATTGGCTGTTGGAAGTTCCGAATCATGTAAATGCAAATAGAGAACAACACTTGCCTGATTATATGAATGCAATGAATAAAAAAAACAAGAAAAATGATGGTGTCAATAGTTCAAAACCGAAATCTTCCCTGCTGTCTCAGAATAATCCTTATTGATCGAAAAGTTGGCGATGTTTGCGACTTGGAACTGTCATTGATTGGATATCACCCTATGGGAGCCAGGAGGCATGTAGAGTAAACTCTAAGCCAAGTTTCACTCTTAGCTGTAGCCGCTCTAACAGTGCTTGAGCTATTTTAGCTTTTCTCACTTTCAGTCTGTCTGACTAGACTGTAATTCTCAATTCTGATGCGCTTTTGTTTAGTTATTTGCTCTTCGGAAACGTCAATTCAATCGCAAATCAGTCCGGATTGAAAGTATCAAAATACCATCACGCTGCATCCTCTGTTTCGTTTGGTGATCGGGTATGTACTTCCTGTTTTGCTGCTCGAATTGTAAATAACGAGAATTTTCATAACTTCGGACAGGTCCCTGTCAGCAATAATCCGGGAAAAGGTCGCCATAGATCGCTCCCAATCGTGAGCAGAACACAAGGCCTTTGATATTGAGAATTCATGAGGTGTCAATCAGGCCACTAGTTACTTTCCGAGACCACTCTAGAGTGCGGGTTCTGACGGAAGTTACGCATCTTTCTAACCAGGAGTAGAAATCGATTAGATTTTAACTACTCACGTCTGAATATCCACTCTGTCCGGAGATGCCTAATATTACAGAGGCAACTATGACTTTCCATAAAGGGCAGATAGATCAAATTAAGTTCGCTGAGTATTATTGAATGATTCTTTTAAATCTGAATTGCAATAGTTTAGCTAGCTATTTGTAAACGCATAAAAAAAGACTACCGCAAATTGGATAAATCCAACTCACGGTAGTCTTGATCGAGTACCTTCTCTAACTTTCAGCAGAACTTTGTAGGTCCGGTGTCTGAATAGAGTAGGCAAATGATTGGTACATTAAGAGACAAAACTAGTCAACAATGGAACCAATGTTGAAGGTTTCGCCACCGTTAACAGAACCAAGAGCTTGGCGTGGAGTAGTATCCATCGTTTCGCCGAACCACTGAACTGAACCGTCACACATCAGGAAGAAACATCCACCTGGGTGTGGGCTACGGAAGTTACCGACAACATGATCGGCATTATCGCAGTCACGAATGTTGTCACCGTTTGTGCGTGTTGCACCAGAAGCTGCTACAGACATGTGGTTGTCGATAACTGGGTTACGGTTGAAACTCTCGAAAGTACTGGCCAAACCGCTGGAAGCGATGATGGAGTTAACTGACTGGTCAGTGTCACCAGGCTGTCCAACCGCCCATCCAAAGTCAGCAGTGATGAAGTCACCAAGGACAGTGGTGTCTGGGTTTTCGTAGGAAGTACTGTCGTTACAGTCACGACCGTGGCAAAGAGGCCAGTCACCACCACCAACAGCTTCACCCATACAGATTGTATTGCTGGTACCGTCTTTGATAGAAACCAAGCTGAATGCACGAGAACGCATGAATGGTCCGAGGATTCTTTCATCAGGAATATTGATGTAACCAGATTTGGGTCCAACTTCAGGAGTAGAGTTCCAGTCTGGTTTATATCCATTGCCGCGGTCATCACGACTCCAGTCCATACACCATGACTGCAAGTTACCTGAACTGAAGGCATAGGTCATGGGAGCGTATTGTCCATTGGACTCAGTGTTATCGCCGTTTGGACCCCAAACAGTCACATTGACGGTGTCGTCCTGTGATGTCGAGGGACATTTAGCGAAAGCGAGAGGGGTACCAACGATTACGGTAGTACAGCTCCACCAGTCAGTGTGAACATTAGTGTCGTTTACTGGATCGACTGTATCGTAGACGTTGACAGCTTCCATGAAGGGAAGCAGGTCAGTTCCAGCCCAAGTTTGAGTGTAGAAGAAACCGTCGCCCGCAGCTTTAGCAAGGTCGTAGTAAGGCAGCTTCTGGTAGAGGTCGTGGAAGGAGTGAATTGCGATACCGTACTGTTTCAGGTTGTTACGACACTGAGTACGACGAGCAGCTTCACGAGCCTGTTGCACAGCAGGAAGAAGCAGTGCAATAAGAATTGAGATAATAGCCATGACAACCAGCAGTTCGATCAAGGTGAAACCTCGACGAGTTGTAGGTTGCATAATGCGAGTGTATTTACGCATTCGACAAGCCTTTCAAATAACTGAAGTGAAAAGAAGATGAAGAAAATGTGATAGAGATGATGCAGTTGAAATCAATTAGAAATTAGATTTCGTTTTTCGGGAGGCACTTAGATAATGTGTTTCCCATACAGGACCTGTCTATTTAGATTGCCAAAAGAAGAGCAACCTGTCAATCAAATAAACCTTAATTCTGATTCTTTTTGAAAAAAGCTCAAAAATTTCCAACGCCCCACAAATCCGTCATTTCATGGAATTCATCAGGCGAGGACGTTTCCTGTCTGGATCAAGAGATGGCACCGCAGCGTAACTCAGTTCCAGAAGCTGTAATAAGAGGGTTTTGATCGTCTGTAGGACGAGGTTTAAGTCGTTCTGTTTCGGTCAAGTTATCGTTGATTTCTGGAGTCGAGATAGGTGTCATTGTCCTCTGTCGAGAAACATTAATAAAGGAAATTAGAGGTTGGTCTTGTCAGTTATCAGGCTTTTTTGCACGTCTCCATGATACAGCAATTCGTTGTCAGTTCGGGTGATATATAGTGAAGGTACTAGTCCCCTCTGTTTGTCTTTGATCGATAATGATCGTACTGCTTCGGGATGAATTTAGATTGGTTGGCAGACGAAGAATTAAGACTTTAAAGCAGCCTGGTGAGCGATCTTGAGATGATACCGAATGGTTGTCTCTTGGCATGCTTTCTTCGCCTGTTGGCGGTACAAGGTCTTATCGAATTATTGCAGAATGATCCTGCATGTTGATTTGAGTTCCGGGCAAGAGTCGAAGCAGTCTGTTGATTCTGAAGACGATATCCGTATAAACCGATAGAGGGTCCTTAGTCGGCACTCTGTGAATGTGATGCAGTACCCGTTTCGTCGGATCGTAAACCTTACGAATTGGGTGAAGTGAAAAAGAAAATGCTTGCAAATAAAAAAACAGCCCGACGTTTAATGTCGGGCTGTTAAAGATGAGTTTAATCGTCCCCTGCTCCGCACTCAGCTCTGATCCTGAGGGCGCGAAGTTTAATTCAGAAGTCGATCTGCTGTGACAAGCCGTTTTGTTTAAAGTGTCAGTTGTGACTGAATTTTAACCAGTTCGGCCGTGATTTCCTGCGACAACTGGTTCAAGTGATCCCGGTCACTGGTGGTACACTGTCCGATCCCGGTGAGAAGTTTCAACCAGCGTGACAACAGAGCTGTCGATGTCGATTTGAGCGCGTTCTGATCGGTATAGCCATTGGAGAGCTTCTGGTGGAAGTCGCGTGAAAGTGTGACGAATTGCGTGGTGTCCGTCAGGTAGTCGCGACGTCCTGGGACTGCACTGCCCGCACTTGAATTCAACCAGCGTTGCATATCGAACTGCAGATGTTCTGCCATCGACTCCAATTCGGAAGCCGACTCTACGAGCGAATCGTTATCGTAGTTGGCCGGTTTGATTAATAATGCAGAACGTAATGACACGATGCTATTATTGATCTGCTTCATCCTGTTCCAGGTTTCGGTCCCCTTCAATTCGATCATATCGGTCGCGAAGACTTTCCAGGCGTTGTCCAATTTCTGGAATTCATTGGAGAGGACGTTTTCAGGACGTTGCTCACTGATCAGTCGTTTGAAGGAATCGCACAGATCTCGATAGATTCGACCTGTTTTGATCGCTTCCTGAGATTTGGACAACGTCATCAATTCTGTAAGTGTGATGCTGTCGAAAAGATCTCGAACATCGCGATGCAGTATGTGAGCCAGTTCAGTCAACTGTGCCCAATCGGCCTGTTTAGGAATCCAGAGCAATTCGTTAATGCTGCTGTCCGTTTTGTAAACCGCCATGATATCGCGTTCGATGTAGCGGTTATCAAAAGCGTGCAACTGCTGGACGAAGTTTCGCCAGAGACTACTGAATGATTTGTAGGACAGAACGATTTCGTCGTAGCTGTTTCCTGCGGCAATCTGATCAGAGAGGCGTTGTGCATCGGACCGGACTGTTCCACCCATTTTTGTCAGTTCAGTGATTTTCTGAGTGTGCCCTAATTCAAAAAGAATATCGTTATTCAGATTTCGCAATTGCTCTTCCAGAATGTAAGCCTGTCGCTGCATTTCTTTGCGGTCGAGTTGTGGGGCAACATTTAATGCCTGACTGATTTGGGTCGCGTAATCGTTAATGATCTGCACGCTTCGTTTTGCTTGCGTGCTGATGTCTCGCATCTGAGATAATTGGTACGCGAGTGCTCTCCAGTCTTTGTCCAGATTCTTAAGATCGTCCATCAGTTCACGATGATCGTGTACCATGTTAGCGCGATCGGTGAGTACTTTTAAATCTGATTTCAATGTAAGCGTCTGGCCGAAGACCTGACTCATCCCGGGGATACCCGCATACAGACTGTTACGAAGTTCGTTGACCAGGATATCTGCTTCCCGTGATACCTGAATCAGCATTTGCCGGGTGAGAACAATTTCCTTGTTATCGCTCTGACGAGCATTAGTCGGTAATTTATCGAGAGCGTTGTTGTTCACTTTCGATTTCGTCAACGCTTCCATCAACTTGTCGATAACCTCCTGTTGTTGCGGAGTAATATCGGCCGCTTGAACTGAGGATGGCAACAGCGATGGCAGACTGAGAAGTCCGATGGTTGCCAGACAGATTGCGTTTCGCAATCGAGGAGATGACCAGGCATTTTGAGGTGCAGTCATGACGAGCATCCTTTCTCCGCACGAGGTAGGCATTTTCAACTTGTTATGGGTAATTCGCTTCGACATGCGCAAGCCG is part of the Polystyrenella longa genome and harbors:
- a CDS encoding Rieske (2Fe-2S) protein; protein product: METSRIKLCSKDEIPAGGGREFTVADRIIAVFEQGGEYFALDGICPHAGGPLGAGQLTGTTVTCPWHGWQFDVTNGQHGLTPNICQETFPVSIEGVDLYIDLPPCA
- a CDS encoding peptidylprolyl isomerase, with the protein product MSANRKAEVEKAVEDVDFSQNDYQVVLNTSKGKIVLDVYGDTAPGHAKNIIGLARIGFYDGVVFHRVIEGFMIQGGCPQGTGTGGPGYTIPAEFNSKSHEPGVLSMARTSDPDSAGSQFFLCVARVPHLDNQYTVFGKTADEESLKNVLEIGNVKTNAQDRPLDEVKIESAEVLVNPKAA
- a CDS encoding YiiX/YebB-like N1pC/P60 family cysteine hydrolase, yielding MNPIIKTLFVCLSLVLYGHSLIAAEAKPAKPVPAGIESDNIEADCSCVGVGTEENSPDYIEIFSTPEEAVTSIAPELQTGSLIFTKGDCLAVRMYTRSNYTHVAAVVKEPTGEYVYDSMNPMGVRRLSLSEYLSTQLPDELHLLHPQAKLTSNQEKAFTDALEAKIGTPYSVRHHLTGNRAEGVHCAEYVIDALNECDLMRAENPPRVSPASLLRGSIGAGLYQPVRSFAIQPPLAPVEVANSWCEQLWVDTCDCTSYSWIRFRKLVFCH
- a CDS encoding DUF1559 family PulG-like putative transporter — protein: MRKYTRIMQPTTRRGFTLIELLVVMAIISILIALLLPAVQQAREAARRTQCRNNLKQYGIAIHSFHDLYQKLPYYDLAKAAGDGFFYTQTWAGTDLLPFMEAVNVYDTVDPVNDTNVHTDWWSCTTVIVGTPLAFAKCPSTSQDDTVNVTVWGPNGDNTESNGQYAPMTYAFSSGNLQSWCMDWSRDDRGNGYKPDWNSTPEVGPKSGYINIPDERILGPFMRSRAFSLVSIKDGTSNTICMGEAVGGGDWPLCHGRDCNDSTSYENPDTTVLGDFITADFGWAVGQPGDTDQSVNSIIASSGLASTFESFNRNPVIDNHMSVAASGATRTNGDNIRDCDNADHVVGNFRSPHPGGCFFLMCDGSVQWFGETMDTTPRQALGSVNGGETFNIGSIVD